In Musa acuminata AAA Group cultivar baxijiao chromosome BXJ3-9, Cavendish_Baxijiao_AAA, whole genome shotgun sequence, a single genomic region encodes these proteins:
- the LOC135648410 gene encoding phospholipase A1-II 5-like, translated as MAQTGGAGSPSWAELLGSNHWSGLFDPLDDTLRNLLLMWGDMCQVTGDSFISDNNSRYHGRCRYSKNSLLDKTFFPSAANYAVVEYLYALSTFLFVLKESNWMGYVAVSSNAHAEAIGRRDIYIVWRGTSRIMEAFEDITIPLVPFDQDNSDVKVMLGWRDIYNSSDPNFDFNKKSAREQLLEIVKELVRKYKDENLSIVCVGHSLGGALAILSAYDIVKHGLSKIGETKEYFPVCATVFESPRVGNQAFRDSWEQQPNLRLLRVKNKGDPVPDLPHLVLGYVDVGTVLDVASEQSRFLKNGGGKHNLQVILHTVAGWEGAGGGFDPTRVKRSPALVNKDGDDLVAEFKIPSSWWVEKNKGMVLGKDGDWVEAPPGM; from the coding sequence ATGGCGCAAACCGGTGGCGCTGGGAGCCCATCATGGGCGGAGCTCCTGGGATCCAACCACTGGTCCGGCCTTTTCGACCCCCTCGACGACACCCTCCGCAACCTTCTCCTTATGTGGGGTGACATGTGCCAGGTCACCGGCGATTCCTTCATCAGCGACAACAACTCCCGGTATCACGGCCGCTGTCGCTACTCCAAGAACAGCCTTCTCGACAAAACCTTCTTCCCCAGTGCTGCCAACTACGCGGTGGTGGAGTACCTGTACGCCCTGTCAACGTTTCTCTTTGTGCTGAAGGAATCCAACTGGATGGGCTACGTTGCGGTCTCCAGCAACGCGCATGCCGAGGCCATCGGCCGCCGCGACATCTACATTGTATGGCGCGGCACCAGCCGAATAATGGAGGCTTTCGAGGATATCACCATTCCTCTCGTGCCATTCGACCAAGACAACAGCGATGTGAAGGTCATGCTCGGCTGGCGCGACATCTACAACTCGAGCGATCCCAACTTCGACTTCAACAAAAAGAGTGCACGAGAGCAGCTGCTTGAAATAGTAAAAGAGCTAGTCAGGAAATACAAAGACGAGAACCTGAGCATAGTTTGTGTTGGCCACAGCTTGGGAGGCGCCCTCGCCATCTTAAGCGCTTATGACATAGTGAAACATGGGCTGTCTAAGATTGGGGAGACGAAGGAGTACTTCCCAGTATGCGCCACGGTGTTTGAATCCCCGCGAGTGGGGAATCAGGCTTTCCGTGACAGCTGGGAGCAGCAGCCCAACCTAAGATTACTACGTGTCAAGAACAAGGGAGACCCTGTTCCTGACCTGCCACACCTAGTTCTGGGCTATGTTGACGTTGGCACAGTTCTGGATGTAGCTTCGGAGCAATCAAGGTTCTTGAAGAATGGGGGGGGCAAGCATAACCTGCAAGTGATCCTGCATACTGTGGCCGGGTGGGAGGGGGCTGGCGGCGGCTTCGACCCGACCAGAGTGAAGAGGAGCCCTGCGCTGGTGAACAAGGACGGGGACGATTTGGTGGCCGAGTTTAAAATACCGTCGTCGTGGTGGGTGGAGAAGAACAAAGGAATGGTGCTCGGTAAGGATGGCGACTGGGTGGAGGCGCCGCCTGGGATGTGA
- the LOC135649065 gene encoding NAC transcription factor 29-like codes for MTLENTSDGGDETWRWMGCHFTSTDEELIGDCLFNKVRNLSLRIPLGFSIPKMEVYKKVPWELMVRSSYLPMGVSYCFVRVPCFKAKDNRLKRKTRGGRWVTNGKPHDIPHQDRRATIVGTRRSLKFFKDSGDPGKRNKDSNLELQWIMHEYRLHPSLYETIPSYETEEIILC; via the coding sequence ATGACGTTGGAAAACACCAGCGACGGCGGAGATGAGACATGGAGGTGGATGGGGTGCCATTTTACCTCGACCGACGAAGAGCTGATCGGCGATTGCCTCTTCAACAAGGTTCGTAATCTGTCATTGCGAATCCCCCTCGGCTTTAGCATTCCCAAGATGGAGGTGTACAAGAAAGTGCCATGGGAATTGATGGTCCGCTCCAGCTACCTTCCCATGGGTGTGTCCTACTGCTTCGTCCGCGTGCCCTGCTTCAAAGCCAAGGACAATAGGCTAAAGCGAAAGACGCGCGGTGGAAGGTGGGTCACCAACGGCAAGCCCCACGACATACCGCATCAAGATAGGAGGGCGACGATCGTCGGGACTCGGAGGAGTCTCAAATTCTTCAAGGACAGCGGTGATCCGGGAAAGAGGAACAAGGACAGCAACCTCGAACTGCAGTGGATAATGCACGAGTACCGCCTCCACCCCAGCCTGTACGAGACGATCCCCTCCTACGAGACCGAGGAGATAATCCTGTGCTGA